In the Fusobacterium varium genome, one interval contains:
- a CDS encoding type II secretion system protein, translated as MKKDRGFTYIEIIISVVLVLGISYLSVFYYEKLQERQDVQRAKTLILNLFSEYTSEAFDTENDFNIKIEHAQKKIKVLDMGRIKREELLPEKLKYSSVFDNEMVEKLDVKITKHGNITPSFSLYIFGYDEIVKYRLSFYGFDKVKFLKINVYRNLSDKKWKYKNLMLYHKKFNPDSVHWRIE; from the coding sequence ATGAAAAAAGATAGAGGGTTCACTTATATAGAGATCATTATATCAGTGGTATTAGTGCTTGGAATAAGTTATTTAAGCGTATTTTATTATGAGAAACTTCAAGAGAGACAAGATGTACAGAGAGCTAAAACTTTGATTTTAAATTTGTTTTCTGAATATACTTCAGAAGCCTTTGATACAGAAAATGATTTTAACATAAAAATAGAACATGCTCAAAAGAAAATAAAGGTTTTAGATATGGGAAGAATAAAAAGAGAGGAGTTATTACCTGAAAAATTAAAGTATTCTTCAGTTTTTGACAATGAAATGGTAGAAAAATTAGATGTAAAGATAACAAAACATGGAAATATTACTCCATCATTTAGTCTATATATTTTTGGTTATGATGAAATTGTAAAATATAGGCTCTCTTTTTATGGTTTTGATAAAGTTAAATTTCTCAAAATAAATGTGTATAGAAATCTAAGTGATAAAAAATGGAAATATAAAAATTTAATGCTATATCATAAAAAATTTAACCCTGATA
- a CDS encoding FUSC family protein has protein sequence MKEKNINILKRSFLVAIAVAISIHVCNFFNLSHFYAGIGALNVSDLNDSKTRKQAYDRVITTVFGGTIACIICMLGFQENLIMYVFGLCLVCCFNEIVVKVPSAVGCIAFTYIMLNVDPDKTPINYLLERVIGTFAGVAAISIVITLYNYLFNKEEMKKKVPPTPKGDLKKLFLKGLEPGLAVILGLFLVKFVNHFFDPAYITNYTLYYCALAIVVPFRLEWSELLLRTKERFLSTVFGGVIAFILYFSGFQGTFWCSVGIILVIIITEIFVKVPASLGGIVFMFIMVNMKRPGLTPMIYYTNRVYGTAMGIITIIIFSFLFNKIVEKYKLKGVKLEKTKFNNLSRRKK, from the coding sequence ATGAAGGAAAAAAATATTAATATTTTAAAACGATCATTTCTTGTAGCTATTGCTGTAGCTATCTCAATTCATGTATGTAATTTTTTTAATCTATCCCACTTTTATGCTGGTATTGGAGCTTTAAATGTTTCAGATTTAAATGATTCAAAAACAAGAAAACAAGCTTATGATAGGGTTATAACTACTGTTTTTGGGGGAACAATTGCTTGTATCATATGTATGTTAGGATTTCAAGAAAATCTTATTATGTATGTATTTGGTCTATGTCTTGTCTGTTGTTTTAATGAGATAGTAGTCAAAGTCCCCTCTGCTGTAGGTTGTATTGCATTTACATATATTATGTTAAATGTTGATCCTGATAAAACTCCTATTAATTATCTTTTAGAAAGAGTTATCGGAACTTTTGCTGGAGTAGCAGCCATCTCTATTGTTATCACTCTGTATAACTATCTTTTTAATAAAGAAGAGATGAAGAAAAAAGTACCACCTACTCCAAAAGGAGATTTAAAAAAACTATTTCTAAAAGGATTAGAGCCTGGACTTGCTGTAATTTTAGGACTTTTTCTAGTTAAATTTGTAAATCATTTTTTTGATCCTGCATATATTACAAACTATACTTTATATTATTGTGCCTTAGCTATTGTTGTTCCTTTCAGACTTGAATGGTCTGAACTTCTTCTGAGAACTAAAGAGAGATTTTTAAGTACTGTCTTTGGTGGTGTAATAGCTTTTATTCTATATTTTTCAGGATTCCAAGGTACTTTTTGGTGTAGTGTGGGAATTATTTTAGTTATAATTATTACAGAGATATTTGTAAAAGTTCCTGCTTCATTAGGTGGAATTGTATTTATGTTTATCATGGTAAATATGAAAAGACCTGGATTGACACCTATGATCTACTATACAAATAGAGTCTATGGAACTGCTATGGGAATTATTACAATAATAATATTTTCATTTCTTTTTAATAAAATAGTTGAAAAATATAAACTTAAAGGTGTAAAATTAGAAAAAACAAAATTTAATAATTTATCTAGGAGGAAAAAATGA